A genomic window from Flavobacterium sp. I3-2 includes:
- a CDS encoding phospholipase D-like domain-containing protein translates to MTLSEYTINSIKEFITGDNELTPYLSGPKILKLFGEVGIRDIYDGGMPQNESRNGYVFNKLKEINSRKEIVKFFEILFDERHFSADVTKDLSVAVEKFNKLIQHDGYRLELIENQYRIIGSDIPEAIEVEIHFEDIQSKIIEQIQNAKFSIWIAVAWFTDKVILRELYQKKKQGLSIRIVIIDDEINTKYGIKFEDFFEAKRVKPIGKYENIMHHKFCIIDFRTVIHGSYNWTVKAQWNKETISVDFGREIAEKFATEFIELIK, encoded by the coding sequence ATGACTCTTTCAGAATATACAATTAATAGCATAAAAGAATTTATTACAGGCGACAACGAACTAACACCATATTTAAGTGGTCCTAAAATTCTTAAATTATTTGGAGAAGTTGGTATTAGAGATATATATGACGGTGGAATGCCACAAAATGAAAGTAGAAATGGATATGTTTTTAATAAATTAAAAGAAATTAATAGTAGAAAAGAAATTGTTAAATTCTTTGAAATTTTATTTGATGAAAGGCACTTTTCAGCAGATGTAACAAAAGATTTATCTGTTGCTGTTGAAAAATTTAACAAACTCATACAACACGACGGATATAGATTAGAACTAATTGAAAATCAATATAGAATAATTGGATCCGATATTCCTGAAGCTATTGAAGTTGAAATTCATTTCGAAGATATTCAGTCAAAAATTATTGAACAGATTCAAAACGCTAAATTTTCAATATGGATTGCAGTAGCTTGGTTTACAGATAAAGTAATTTTAAGAGAATTATATCAAAAGAAAAAACAAGGTTTAAGTATTAGAATAGTTATAATAGATGACGAAATTAATACTAAATACGGAATCAAATTTGAAGATTTTTTTGAAGCTAAAAGAGTAAAACCTATCGGCAAATATGAAAATATTATGCATCACAAATTTTGTATAATAGATTTCCGAACTGTTATTCACGGTTCATACAATTGGACTGTAAAAGCTCAATGGAATAAAGAAACTATTTCAGTTGATTTTGGAAGAGAAATAGCTGAAAAATTTGCTACAGAATTTATTGAACTTATAAAATAA
- the dgt gene encoding dGTP triphosphohydrolase, with translation MHWKQLLSLKKHGDEHIRNRKDEKDSRVGFEVDYDRIIFSNAFRSLQDKTQVIPLSKTDFVHTRLTHSLEVSVVGRSLGRLIGEQVLDKHEDLKELGYTINDFGAIVAAACLAHDIGNPPFGHSGEKAIGDFFKNGLGEKYRLDLEPKQWQDLIDFEGNANGFNVLTASRPGAEGGLRISYATLGTFMKYPKESLPKKPTLDVSDKKYGFFQNDKEAFLDVANELGLIKKKDEELRFHRHPLAYVMEAADDICYTIIDFEDGINLGWIPEEHALEFLIKIVKDNINSAKYAQLRTKAERVSYLRALAIGSLINDAVRVFMDNEEAIMMGEFPFALTEKCTYVAQMKDIITISISNVYESKEVIQKEVIGYQVINTLLEKFSTAVNNQYNGKMTHFDDLILKMLPEQYHIETDSLYERLMNVCKFVSMLTDGKALELYQSIKVS, from the coding sequence ATGCATTGGAAACAGTTGCTTTCGTTAAAAAAACACGGCGACGAACATATTAGAAATAGAAAAGACGAAAAAGACTCGAGAGTTGGATTTGAAGTTGATTACGACCGAATTATTTTTTCAAATGCTTTTAGAAGTTTGCAAGATAAAACTCAGGTAATTCCGCTTTCTAAAACCGATTTTGTTCATACCAGATTAACGCATAGTTTAGAAGTTTCTGTGGTTGGACGTTCGTTAGGTAGATTGATAGGTGAACAAGTTTTAGATAAACACGAAGATTTAAAAGAATTAGGATATACCATAAACGATTTTGGCGCTATTGTAGCAGCTGCTTGTTTGGCTCACGATATCGGAAATCCTCCATTTGGACATTCGGGTGAAAAAGCCATTGGCGATTTCTTTAAAAACGGTTTGGGCGAAAAATACCGATTGGATTTAGAACCTAAGCAATGGCAAGATTTAATTGATTTTGAAGGTAATGCCAACGGATTTAATGTACTAACGGCAAGTCGTCCGGGAGCTGAAGGTGGTTTACGTATTTCGTATGCAACCTTAGGAACCTTTATGAAATATCCGAAAGAAAGCTTACCTAAAAAACCTACGTTAGATGTTTCTGACAAAAAATACGGATTCTTTCAAAACGATAAAGAAGCCTTTTTAGATGTTGCCAACGAATTAGGTTTAATAAAAAAGAAAGATGAAGAATTGCGTTTTCATCGTCATCCGTTAGCTTATGTCATGGAAGCTGCAGATGATATTTGTTATACGATTATTGATTTTGAAGACGGTATAAATTTAGGTTGGATACCTGAAGAACACGCTTTGGAATTCTTAATTAAAATTGTAAAAGACAACATCAATTCTGCAAAATATGCACAATTAAGAACCAAAGCCGAACGTGTGAGTTACCTTCGTGCATTAGCTATTGGAAGTTTAATTAACGATGCGGTTCGTGTTTTCATGGATAATGAAGAAGCGATTATGATGGGCGAATTTCCGTTTGCTTTAACTGAGAAATGCACCTATGTTGCGCAAATGAAAGACATCATTACCATTAGTATTTCTAACGTTTACGAAAGTAAAGAAGTGATTCAGAAAGAAGTAATCGGTTATCAAGTAATCAACACCTTGTTAGAAAAATTTAGCACGGCAGTAAATAATCAATACAACGGGAAAATGACGCATTTTGACGATTTAATTCTGAAAATGCTTCCAGAACAATATCATATCGAAACCGATTCGCTTTACGAACGTTTGATGAATGTTTGTAAATTCGTTTCGATGTTAACCGATGGTAAAGCTTTAGAACTTTATCAATCGATTAAAGTTTCATAA